The following are encoded together in the Citrus sinensis cultivar Valencia sweet orange chromosome 1, DVS_A1.0, whole genome shotgun sequence genome:
- the LOC102615797 gene encoding 40S ribosomal protein S15a-5, with translation MGRRILNNALRAIVNAERRGKATVELQPISTVMSSFLNIMKYRGYVKDFQVYDPHRVGKIKVELLGRVNDCRALTYRQDIKASEIEGYTVRALPTRQWGYVVITTPDGVLDHEEALRRNVGGQVLGYFH, from the exons ATGGGGAGGAGGATATTAAACAATGCGTTGAGAGCGATAGTAAATGCAGAGAGGAGGGGAAAAGCTACTGTTGAGCTGCAACCAATCTCTACTGTCATGTCTTCTTTCCTTAATATCATGAAATATCGAG gatACGTCAAagattttcaagtttatgatccaCATAGGGTGGGCAAGATCAAAGTTGAACTGCTAGGCAGGGTTAATGATTGTCGGGCTCTCACCTATAGGCAGGATATTAAAGCAAGCGAAATTGAAGGGTACACAGTGCGTGCTCTTCCAACTAGACAG TGGGGTTATGTTGTTATAACAACTCCAGATGGTGTTTTGGATCATGAAGAGGCCTTGAGACGAAATGTAGGTGGCCAAGTTCTTGGTTATTTCCATTAG
- the LOC102616285 gene encoding deoxyhypusine synthase isoform X1, whose amino-acid sequence MEDNSNVMASVHSTVFKESESLEGKGTKIEGYDFNQGVNYSQLLKSMVSTGFQASNFGDAIEVVNQMLDWRLADEVIPEDCDERERDPEYRKSVRCKVFLGFTSNLISSGVRDTVRYLVQHHMVDVVVTTAGGIEEDLVKCLAPTFKGDFALPGAYLRSKGLNRIGNLLVPNDNYCKFEDWIIPIFDQMLKEQNEEEISWTPSKVIARLGKEINDESSYLYWAYKNNIPVFCPGLTDGSLGDMLYFHSFRSPGLIIDIVQDIRAINGEAVHASPRKTGLIILGGGLPKHHICNANMMRNGADYAVFINTAQEFDGSDSGARPDEAVSWGKIRGSAKTVKVHCDATIAFPLLVAETFASRRNKFVETER is encoded by the exons ATGGAGGATAATAGTAATGTTATGGCGTCAGTTCACTCTACAGTCTTCAAGGAATCGGAATCCCTCGAAGGCAAAGGCACTAAAATCGAGGGTTATGATTTTAATCAAGGCGTTAATTACTCTCAGCTTCTTAAATCAATGGTCTCCACTGGCTTTCAAGCTTCTAATTTCGGTGACGCCATTGAAGTCGTCAATCAAATG CTAGATTGGAGGCTTGCTGACGAGGTGATACCGGAAGATTGtgatgagagagagagggatCCGGAGTACAGGAAGTCTGTTCGATGCAAAGTGTTTCTGGGTTTTACTTCTAATCTTATTTCCTCTGGTGTTAGAGATACCGTTCGCTATCTTGTACAGCATCATATG GTAGATGTAGTGGTAACAACAGCTGGTGGTATTGAAGAGGATCTCGTAAAATGCCTTGCACCTACCTTTAAAGGGGATTTTGCTCTACCTGGAGCTTATTTACGATCAAAAGGATTGAACCGCATTGGGAATCTGTTGGTTCCTAATGACAACTACTGCAAATTTGAGGATTGGATCATTCCCATTTTTGACCAGATGCTGAAAGAACAAAATGAAGAG GAGATATCGTGGACACCATCTAAGGTAATTGCTCGGCtaggaaaagaaataaatgatgAGAGTTCATATCTTTACTGGGCATATAAG AACAATATTCCAGTCTTTTGTCCAGGCTTAACTGATGGCTCACTGGGGGATATGTTGTATTTTCATTCCTTCCGAAGCCCAGGCCTGATCATTGACATTGTGCAAG ATATCAGGGCAATTAATGGTGAAGCTGTTCATGCAAGTCCTAGGAAAACTGGGTTGATAATTTTAGGAGGTGGGTTACCAAAGCATCATATTTGCAATGCCAATATGATGCGCAATGGAGCAGATTATGCTGTCTTTATCAATACAGCCCAGGAATTTGATGGGAGTGATTCCGGTGCCCGCCCTGATGAGGCTGTGTCGTGGGGAAAAATTCGAGGTTCAGCAAAAACTGTGAAG GTACACTGTGACGCAACCATTGCTTTTCCTCTGTTGGTTGCTGAAACATTTGCCtcaagaagaaataaatttgttgAGACTGAGCGCTAA
- the LOC102616285 gene encoding deoxyhypusine synthase isoform X2, whose translation MVDVVVTTAGGIEEDLVKCLAPTFKGDFALPGAYLRSKGLNRIGNLLVPNDNYCKFEDWIIPIFDQMLKEQNEEEISWTPSKVIARLGKEINDESSYLYWAYKNNIPVFCPGLTDGSLGDMLYFHSFRSPGLIIDIVQDIRAINGEAVHASPRKTGLIILGGGLPKHHICNANMMRNGADYAVFINTAQEFDGSDSGARPDEAVSWGKIRGSAKTVKVHCDATIAFPLLVAETFASRRNKFVETER comes from the exons ATG GTAGATGTAGTGGTAACAACAGCTGGTGGTATTGAAGAGGATCTCGTAAAATGCCTTGCACCTACCTTTAAAGGGGATTTTGCTCTACCTGGAGCTTATTTACGATCAAAAGGATTGAACCGCATTGGGAATCTGTTGGTTCCTAATGACAACTACTGCAAATTTGAGGATTGGATCATTCCCATTTTTGACCAGATGCTGAAAGAACAAAATGAAGAG GAGATATCGTGGACACCATCTAAGGTAATTGCTCGGCtaggaaaagaaataaatgatgAGAGTTCATATCTTTACTGGGCATATAAG AACAATATTCCAGTCTTTTGTCCAGGCTTAACTGATGGCTCACTGGGGGATATGTTGTATTTTCATTCCTTCCGAAGCCCAGGCCTGATCATTGACATTGTGCAAG ATATCAGGGCAATTAATGGTGAAGCTGTTCATGCAAGTCCTAGGAAAACTGGGTTGATAATTTTAGGAGGTGGGTTACCAAAGCATCATATTTGCAATGCCAATATGATGCGCAATGGAGCAGATTATGCTGTCTTTATCAATACAGCCCAGGAATTTGATGGGAGTGATTCCGGTGCCCGCCCTGATGAGGCTGTGTCGTGGGGAAAAATTCGAGGTTCAGCAAAAACTGTGAAG GTACACTGTGACGCAACCATTGCTTTTCCTCTGTTGGTTGCTGAAACATTTGCCtcaagaagaaataaatttgttgAGACTGAGCGCTAA